CCACGCCTTCCGGCCCCTTCTGATAAATCGTGCCGATATCCGTCGAACGCTGTTCGTTGGTCAGCGAATCCGTGTTGACCGTCAGGTTCTGCGCCGTGACCGTGCCAGTATTCAGAATGCTGTTCGCGAAATTGAGCGTGACATTGGTGCCCGTGATTTCGCCGTCAGCGTTCACCTCCGCGAAGTTCTTCGGCAGCAGCACCTCAGGCATCAGCGCCTGCACCGTCGGACAGGCTGCGCCGCCGGTCGTGCTGCATCCCGGCTCCGGGACGGATTGCTCGACATACCAAAGCATCGGCGCGTTGATCTGCGCGAGTTGGGCATCGCTCAGCTTCGTGCCGAGCGCGACGTTGTTTTTCTCCGCATACTCGAGCGCCGCGCCGTACAACGCTGCCTTGTCCTGATTGTTGATCGACGCCTGGCTCGTGCTGTCGGTCGCACTCGTCGTGCTGTAGAAGCTGCCCTTGCCGATCGCCTGCAATGCTGCTTGCTCGATCAGCTGGTTTTCGGTGTACGGGTCGTAATAGAACGGCACGCTGCCCGGTTGCAGATTCGCGGGCAAATTCGCGATCAGCGAGGCCGACGAGAGCGAATCGACCACCTGGGCGGCAGGATTGCTGGTCAGGTAGCTCACGGTGGTCGTCGCACCCGCGATCGTCTTGACGGTGACGCTTTGCGGCGCCCCAGCGATGGGTGCCGACGCCGAGCCAGGCGACGCGCCTACCGGACGGGTCGTGACGGTGACCACCGGCGCGACCGGCTGACCGACCGTCTGCGCACCGATCGGCGTATTGGCCGGCAAACCGGTCATCCCGGTGACCGACGTCGGCCGGCCGTTTTGGTCCGTGACCAGCCCGGCACTGTTCACCGAACTCGCGATCGAACCCGGCAGCGTTGGCGGCGCCAGCGAAATCACCTGCCCCGAGACAACTGGTGGCGGCGTAAAGACGTTCGGGTTCGTGATTCCGTTGACGAGCGTCGAGCCCGTCAGCGTGATCGTTTGGCCGATTACGTTGCCGGTGTTGTTCAGCGTCGGCGAATGGACGCTCAAATTACCCGCCTGAATCGTACCCGGTACGAAATCGGGCAATCCGACGTTCGACGGCAGGCCCGACACAGCTTGTGCATCGCCAGGGTTGAACGCCCCGCCATACAGATTCTGGCAAGTCGACGCCATGCCCAGGCAGCCCCACGTTCGGTTGCCGACCGGATTACCAGTCCAGTACGCGTGCAGGTACTGGTTGTCGCTCGATGCACTTTGTGTCGCATTGATCGTCGCGGTATTCAGCGCCGTGACGAGACTGCCGGTGTTGCTGAACATCCCCGCTGTGATCGACAGGTCGTTGTTCGCCGTAATCGTGGACGGCGTAGCCGACTGCACCTCGACATACGCTTCGCAGTTCTGACCACAACCGCTATAGGGCGACGCCGAACCATAGTTCTGGTGGACCGCCACCGGCGCGGCAATCGTGTTCGTCACGCTTGCCGCGTTGATTTGCACGTTATGACCTGCCTCGATTGCGGCCGACGTGTTCGTCACACTGGCAGCCTGTGTCGTGTTCGCCGCAGTCGTGCCAGCACCGCCGATAACGACATCGTTCTTCGCAACCAAATTGCCGTAGGTGTTGCTGACCTGGTTGGCGGCAATGACGATGTCGTGGCCGGCCGTCACGTTGCTGTTGGTCTGCTGGTAGCTGTACGCCTCCGAGTTCGGGTTGGTCGTTCTCAGATTCGAGCAGCCGGCATTCGACACCCCCGACGCACACCCGGCCGTCACGGCCTTCGACCCGACATTCGATCCTTGATTCGTGAAGCTTGCCGCCTGAATCGTGACGTCATTGCCGGCCGCGAGCGTGCCGGTATTGGTCAGATTGCCGCCCGACAGATTCAGATTGTTCCCTGCAAGAATCTGCCCGACGGCGCCTTGCGTCGTGGCGGTCCTGATCGTCGTCTCCAGCGGCACCGTCCCCGGCGCGCTGATCGTATAGGTTGCCGGCGGCGTTGGGGTACCGACCAGGCAATATCCTCCCTCGCACTGATAGGTGCCACTCGGGTTCGCCGTGCCAGCCACGCCGATCGACCCGGATTTCTGCAGCGCCTGCAGCGACGTCAGGAACGCATTCAGCGACGCGCCATCGACCGTGTCGGTGACCGACGACGTGAAGCTCGAGCCACCGTTCTGGAGCTGCTGCACGTTCACGTTGACGTCGTGCCCCGCGCTTACGACGCCGCTCTGGTTATTGAGCGTGTTGGCCGTCAGGTTAAGGTCGTGCCCGGCCGCGATGACAGACGACGTCACGGTCGCACCGGTCGTGGTGGTGGTCTCGGTAACGGTCGGCAGGGTGAGGGATTGAACCGTCGTTGCACCAGAAACCGGCGTAGAAGGCGGCACGACAACCCACATGGCACCCTTGGGTGCATTACTCGTGGGTACCAGTGCAAACTGGACTGTTCCCGAGGACGCAACCGGTGGCGAGGCGTCGCCCCAGCCTTGATAGATCAGCCGCGCGCTGGAAATCGACCAGACGGTTGATTTTGTCGGCTGCTCGCCGCCGACCGACAGGAGCCCGCCGAGCGTCGCCGGCAAGTTTGCCTGCCCAAGCGTCAGCGTCCCACCGTCCTTGCCGACGTTATAGATCGCATAGACCAATTCCGAGCCGATCGGCGTGGCCATCAGCAACCCCGGATTGTCGACGGTCTTCGTGGTCGTGGTGGTCGTAACCGTTGCCGCAGCGGAGTTGTTAACGTTGTTTGCCGTGATCTTCAGATCGTTCGTCGCCGTCAGCGTACCTCCAGCGTTCCCGAGATCACCACTCAGATTGATCGTTGCGTTGCCACTACCGGCTGGGCTCTTGCTACCGCCTGCACTGGTCACCCCGTTCGAATTGTCGTAGCTCGTCCCGGCAATCGTCAGCGTATTGTCTGCGTGAACGGTACCGCTATTCGTACCCGAACCGTTGAGCGTCAGCGCATCGAGCGCCGCAACAGCGCCACCGGTCTGATTGGCGAGCGAGCCATTGATCGTCAGGTCGTTGCCATTGATCGCGCCGGTATTGCCGACAGCACCATTCAACGTCAGTGCGCCGATGCCTTGATTGATCGTGCCGGTGTTGTTGAAGCCCTGCGCGGTGGACACCGTGACGTTCGAACTCGGCAGTGTCCAGGTTCCCGAATTGTTGACCGATTGCGCCGACAGATTGACGCCACGGCGACTGTCGACCGTACCGAAGGTCGCCGCGGACGGATCCAACGTTTGGTTCGGCAGATTCAGCGCCGCGTTGTTCTGTCCATAAATCGTGCCGCCTGAATTGTTGAACGAACCGTTGCCCCCCGTCACCGTCACGGTCGTATTGCCCGTCGCAGCGGTCGGATTCGCAACATCACCGGCATACAACACACCCTTTTGGTTGCTCAGATTCGCCGTCGTGACGTTCAGCGCGTTCGTTGCCAGAAGGCTGCCCGAGTTGGTGACGCTACCGCTCGCCGTGACGTTCGTGGTAGGCCCATAGACGGAGCCGCTGTTCACGAGGTCCGTGGCATTGATCGTCGCGGTCTGTAGTGAGGACAGTGCACCCGAATTCGTGACGGTCGTACCCGACACATTCAGATTGCCGGCCGCCATTTGCGTACCGACGTTATTGACCATACCGCCCGCCAACGTCGCATCGCCCTTGAACGCAGCTGTGCCACCCGTCGTCAGGCTTTTCGTACCGGTGATCTGCGTCGCGCCGCCGACCACCGCGTTTGCGGTCGTCACGTTCGCACCCGAAAGCGTCGCGTTGCCGCCAACGGACAGCGCCGGCGCATTCGCGTCGAACTGCGCATTGAGTTGCCCTGCGGACGTATCGAGCGCGTTACTCGCGATAGCCGTGAGATTCCCGCCAACCGAGACACCCTGCGTCGTGATGTTCGTCGCTGCGAGCGTTGCGTTCTTCGAGACGGTCGTCTGGCCGTTGAGCGCCAGGTTCTGGCCTGCGTTCAGCGCCGCGTTGCCAGCAGTCGAGACTGCGCCGGCCGCCGTCAGATTGCCCGACTTCGCGTTGACCGACAGATCCCCGAGGCTCTTGACGCTGCCCTGGGTATTGACGTCCGTGCCCGCCGTGATCGTCGTCGCCCCGCCCGCCAGCGCATCGCCAGTCAACGTTACGGCGCCGTTCGTCGCCGTCAGTGTGCTGGTACCGACAGCCGTGGTCGCGCCGACCGACAGGTTGTTACCTGCCGTCGCCGTCAGATTGTTGCCGGTCTGGACCGTACCGCTGATGCCGATATTGTTTCCAGCCTTCAGTGTCGTGTCGTTCGCGACGCCGATCGCGCCGGTGCCATTGATGTCGCGCCCAGCTGTCACACTCGCATTGCCGGAATTGCCGACCTCGAGACCACCGTTCAGGTTGGCGTCACGCGCGGCCGCAATCGTCGAGTTCTGGCCGCTTTGCACGGTCCCGGCAACCGAGGCATCCTGTCCCGCGTTGATGTTCAACGTGCCAGGGGTCGATACCGTGCCTGCCACCGCGACGTTGCCTGCAGTCGATCCAATCTGCGCGTTGCCGCCGCTATAGACCGTACCGCCCAAATTCACGCCCTGCTGGCCACTCGCATTCAGCGCGCCCGTCGACACTACGTTCCCTGACGTGCTCAAGGTGCCGCCGTTCGCCGCGAGCGTCATGTCGCCAACGGATGCGGCCGCCGCCTTGATGCTGGTGTTTCCGTCAGACGTGACGCTCAAGTTCCCGCCGCTCGTTACGCTCCCGGCCAGCGTCGTATCTTGCCCTGCCTGGATCGTAACGGCGCCCGGCGCTGCAACGGTGCCACCAAAGCTGGCGTTAGTACCCGCCGCCGCACTGATTGTGCGGCCGCTCTGCACGGCACCGTTCAGCGCGATTGCTTGCCCGGCGGCCAGATTGACCGCGCCTTGAGACGACGTGACGTTGCCTTGCCCCGTCAGCGAACCGGCTCGCGCGGTAATCGATACCGGGCCTTGTGCCTGCGCCGTGCCACCAATCGAGGCGTTCTGGCCAGCACTGACAGCCAGTGCACCATTGGACTGAGCACTACCGTTCACGGTCGCCGAGCCGGTTCGCGCTGTGATCGTCGTGTCGCCCACTGATGCGACCGTGCCGCTCACGCTGGCGCCGCGGCCGGCCGTCATCGAAACCGTGCTGCCACCGGTCAAACTGCCCGTTTCCGTCGCATCGCGACCGGCCGTGATCGAGATCGCACCCGGCGCCGATACGTTCGCGAGCGTTGCATCCTGCCCAGCCGTCGCGGTGACCGCCCCACCGCTTTGCACCGCACCGCTATACGCGATGTTCTGGCTCGCCGAAAGCGCAACGTTACCCGTCGTCGTGCCGATCGCGCCAGTCCCGGTCAGGTTGCCGTTCGCCGCCGCAAGCGTCGCGTCGTGGGTCGTTGTCAGCGCGCCGTTGACGGCCACATTGCCGCCGGACACGTTTGCGGTCGCGGCCTGCGTTTGCCCGCCAAGCGTCGTGGTGCCGCCGGACTGAACCGTCAGCGTGCCTGGCGTTACCGCGGTGCCGGAGATTGTCGCGTCGCCGGCGCTCGCGGTGACGGTCAACGGGCCCTGCGCTGAGACATTGCCGCCTACGACCGCGTCCTGTCCAGCCGTCACCGAGAGTGCCGCGTTGCTGATCGCGCTGCCCGCGATTTGCGCGGTGCCCGTGGTCGCCGCAATCGACGTCTTGTCGACGCCCGATACGGCACCGTTCACGCTCGCATTGCGTCCACCCGTCAGCGCGACCGTGCTGCCGCCTTGAACGGCACCGTTCACCGTCAGATCGCGTCCGGCCTTGGCCGAGATCACGCCGGGCGCACTCAACCCACCGACTGTCAGGTCGCCATTCGTCGCCTGCAACGCAACGTCGTGCGCGGACAGCGAGCCGATCGACATCGCCTGTCCGGCGGTCAGGTTCGCCGAACCGTTTGCCGCGACTGACTCAGCGTTTAAATTGCCGCCGGCATTCATCGATACGTTCTGCCCGGCCGACACCGAGCCGGTCCCGTTGATGTCGCCGTCGGCGTTGACCGTGTAATTCTGGTTGGCGAGTCCCGTACCGCTGATCGTCGTGTTGCCCGCACTCGTCAGGCTGACGTTCTGGCTGGCAAACGTTTGACCGACCGTGACGTCGCCGTTCGAATTGACAACGACGTTGCCCGCCGTCGCGGTCAACGGGCCTTGCATGTTGGCGCCAAGGCCCGCCGCGGTTTGGACGATATAAACTTGCCCTGCCGTGACCGATCCGAACTGGTTCGCGTCGATCGCCAGGCCGTTCGGTGTCTGAATGGCCGTGACGTTGTTCGGCAGACCGTTAGCAGCAATACCGTACGCGGTGCCGGTATTGCCCGTCGTGGTCGGAGTAACGAGCTGGTTGCCCGTCACGACGTTGATTCGTTGATCCGCGCGGATCGGGGCCGCCAGCGTCACCGTTTGCCCGATCAGGTCGATATTCCCGACAGTCCCTTCGATCCCTGCTCCCGGCCCGTTTACGCCTGCCGGCCCGTTGATCGAAATGTTGCCGGACCGAACGTCGTATGCGACTGCACCCGCGTGCGCAAAGTCGGTCGAGGTGCCGCCGACGCCCGTGATGAATTGCGGCGTGCCCGTGGTCAGCGTGAGATTCGGGATATTCGTGAGCGACAAACCGTTTGCCGATATCCCGCCAGGAGCCGCAATCACGATCGGCGCCGCAGCGCCGAAGGTTTCGAGCGGCCCATTCAGTACTGCGATATTGTTCGACGTGACCTGGTTGATGATCAACGACGCTGGTCGGCCGTTCAGATTCGGGTTCGCGCCAAGCGAACCGCCCAGCAGAGGCGTACCCGGAATCGTGCTGTTATTCAGCACGAGGCCTTCGGGTCCTACGTTGAACGACTGATACTGTCCGAGACTCACACCATTGGAGTTCGGAGCCGGAATATTGATGGCGGGGACGCCCGAGCTAGTCGCGGTCACCGTCGGCTGAAACGGGATCGGTGCACGCGGATCGATGATCGGCGCAGCATGCGCAGTCTGGTCGACCAGAAGCATGGCGGGGCTGAGATACATCACGACCGACATGACCCATGCGGTTGCCTTGACCCAAAGCGCATGCTCTTCGCTTTTCAGCGAAGCTTGACCTAAGATAATTTTCTGTTTGGCCGTTCCCCGTTGAACGTGCCGAAACACGACATCGCGCGTCTTGCGGCGCATGGTTGGTCTCTCTCGGAATTTTCGACAGATGCTCGCACAGCCAAAACCGAAAGATGGTCAACCATTGTCATGGCTTGGGCTGCTGATGCATCAATGCTTATAGACCGCATCTGGTCCGTTTCGTTATTAAGTATCAGCAATGATGCAATCACATCAATGTCACGTCATTCGATTGTTTTTTAGATTTTATTATTCCAATAATTATCCGATCTCGCCCGACAAGCGCCGAATCCCCTTCCGCCAAGCCTCTCATGCCGATGACACAAAACTGGTCGCCGGACGAGTCAGTGACGTCAAACTTTGAATAAGGTTAAAAACCGTTTCCGTCTACCGAGATTATTTTGACGGACAATGCGTTATTGAGAGGCAATCGTCGCGCGCAGCAAGGGATAGCACGCAAAACCCCATTCAATCAGCACATGGGATGCCCGGGATTAAGCGGGCGGATTGTCGGGTTCTGCAGACGCGTTGTTGACTTTCCCGTGGCATCAGCCATGCAATCGATGGCGATTCGGTATCGGTGCAGATTCACGCTTGAACTTGCCACCGACGATTTGCGCCGCATCCCGGCGCAATCGATGCATGAAACGACCCGCAAAAACGCCCGCGGCGCCGGACAACCCAGGTCGTCCGGCGCCGCAGTCATGCGAAGCAAGCTACGATCAGAACACCGCGTGCCCGCTGATCAGGCTCGGCAGCCAGGTCGAGAAGAACGGCAGGTACGTGACGATATTGATCGCACTGAAGATCGCGAGGTAGTACGGCCACGCCATCTTCGTGGTCTCTCCGATCGACACGTTGCCGATCGCGCAGCCGACGAACTGCACCGATCCGATCGGCGGGTGCACGAGGCCGAGCGAGCAGTTCAGCAGCAGCATGATCCCGAACTGCACCGGCCCGACGCCGCACGCCATCGCGATCGGCAGGAACAGCGGCGTCGTGATCAGGATGTGCGCTGCCATGTCGACGAACGTGCCGAGAAACACCTGGATGATGTTGATGTACAGCAGCATCAGCCACGGCGCGGCGGTCGACTGCTTGAGCAGCCCTTCGATCGCATCCGGAATCTCCAGGTACGACATCTGGAAGCGCAGCATGTTGGACACCGCGATCAGCAGCAGCACGACGCCTGTCGTGCGCGCCGCATGCGACAGCGCACGGCGCAGCTTCTCGGCCGTCAGCGTGCGGTAGACGACCGCGGTCAGCACGAGCGAGTACACGACGGCGATCGCGGCAGCTTCGGTCGCGGTCGCGATCCCCTTCGCGACGCACACGAGGATGATCGCGATCACCATCAGGCCGGGCACCGCACCGACGAAGCTGCGCAGCACCGCATACCAGCCGGGGAACTTCGGCAGCGCGGACGAACCGTCCTCACGGCGCGGATAGCCGTGGCGCACGGCCTGCCAGTACGCGGCGGCGAGCACGAAGCCCATCACCCACAACACCGGCAGCAGCCCCGAGAACAGCAGGTCGCCGATCGACACGCCGCTCACCGGCTGGCCGTGCAGCATCCCGGTGATCCCCTGCGCGGCGAACGCGTAGATGATCATGTTGGTCGACGTCGGCATCAGTGCGCCAGCGAGCGATGCGTGCGTCGTCACGTTGACCGCGTACGCGGCGCTGTAGCCTTCGCGCTTCATCAGCGGAATCACCACGCCGCCCATCGCGGACGTATCGGCGGTCGGCGAACCCGACACGCCGCCGAACAGCGTACACGCGACGACGTTCGCCATCCCGAGGCCGCCACGGAAGTGGCCAACGGTCGCCTGCGCGAAGCGCAGGATCCGGTCCGCGATGCCGCCGTGCAGCATCAGTTCGCCGGAGAAGATGAAGAACGGCACCGCGAGGAACGAGAACGCGTTCATCCCCGAGATCATCGCCTGCATCGCGGTCGCGATCGGCAGGCCTTCGACCATGTAGGTCAACACGCAGGCTATGCCGAGCGCGAACGACACGGGCACGCCGAGTACGAGAAAAATCAGAAAACTGACGGACAGGATCGCGAGTTCCATGGCGTTATTGTCCCGACGAAGAACGACGAAGCGCGAGCAGGTGCTCGAGCGAGAAGAGAATGATGGCGATCGCCGCGGGTATCGCGATCAGGTAGCGCACGCCTTCGGGCAGCCCGATGATCGGGATGCGGTCGCCCATCGTCTCGGCGGCCATGCTGCCGCAGCCGGCGATGATCATGATCGCGAACGCGATCAGGCTCAGGTGCTGGATCGCGATGACCACGTTGCGCGATTTCGGCGGCAGCCGGCGCACGAGCGAGTCGAGGCCGATATGGCCGCCGTCGCGCACCTTCATCGCCGCGCCGAACATCGCGATCACGATCACGAGCAGCAGCGCGATCGGCTCGACGAAATCCGGTGCATTCTCGAACACGTAGCGCATCACGACCGCGTAGAACACCAGCACCGTGAGCACCGCGAGACACGCCGACGCGATCACGGCCAGCACGCGGAACAACACGTCGTTCACGCAATGCAGGAACGGCGCGGCATGCGGCCGCGCCAGCGCCGCGCCGTCCGGGGCGGCGGCCGACGAACCCGCGGCCGCCGCGCTGTTCAGGGAAGTGCGACGCGTCACTTGGTGGCCTCGATCTCGTCGACGATCTGCTTCATCTGCGGCGTCTTTTCATACTTCGTCCACAGCGGCTGCATCGCCTTCACGAACGCCGCGCGGTCGATCTGCGCGGCCGGCAGGATCTTCGCGCCGCCCTTCGTCACCAGCTGCTGCGCGGATGCCTCGCGCGCGGTCCACAGCTTCTGGTAGTACGGCACCGAATCGGCCGCGGCCTTCTTGATCGCGGCCTGCTCCTGCGGCGACAGCGTGTCCCACACCTTCTTCGAGAACACCAGCACTTCCGGCGTCATCGCGTGCTGCGTTTCCGAGTAATCGGGCGCCACTTCGTAGTGCTTGGTTTCCTCGTACGACGGCATGTTGTTTTCCGCCGCGTCGACGAGGCCCGTCTTCAGCCCCGTATACACCTCGGCGAACGGCATCGGCGTCGGCGTGCCGCCCATCGCCTTGATCTCGTCGACCATCAGGTCGGACGGCTGCACGCGCACCTTCAGCCCCTTCATGTCGGCCGGCGAGCGCACCGGGCGCTTCGCGTAGATCGAGCGCGCGCCGCTCTCGTAGAACGTCAGCGCGATCATCCCCTTCGCGGTGAACGCATCGAGGATCTTCTGGCCGGCCGGGCCGTACATCGCCTTGCGGAAATGGTCGACGTCGCGGAACAGGAACGGGAACGACGGGATCAGCGATTCCGGCACGATCTCGTTGAACGACGCACCGTTCACGCGCGCCATGTCGATCGCACCGATCCGCACCTGGTCGACCGTGTCCTTCTCGGAGCCCAGCGCGCTGTTGCCGAACACCTTGATCGAATCCTTGCCGCCCGTCTGCTTCGACAGTTCGTCGCCCATGAACTTCACGGCCATGTTGGTCGGGAAGTTGTCGCCGTGCACGTCCGCCGAGCGGAACACGCGCGCCTGCGCGGACATCGCAAAGCCGGCCATCAGCGCGACGGCCAGAACGGTACGGGAGCCGGTGAATCGGTGCTTCATGGTGAGTCTCCTTGATGGTCGATCGTTGTTGTGCAGCGATCCGTCGGCAGGCACATGCGTCGGCGAGACGCTCCGCTGAATCGCAGAGTCATACGTCGTATGACGTGTTGAGCGAATGTACGTCGGTTAATCGTTTAACTCACTTGGTGCATACCCCTATGACCGCCGTCACCAAGGGTTTGGGGCGAAATTTGGGGAATCTCTTTCTCTGTTCAGGCGATTTTCAGCGAAACGTTTTCCGACGACCGATCCGCTTTCGCTCCGGACGGCCGTGCAG
This genomic interval from Burkholderia cepacia contains the following:
- a CDS encoding filamentous hemagglutinin N-terminal domain-containing protein: MRRKTRDVVFRHVQRGTAKQKIILGQASLKSEEHALWVKATAWVMSVVMYLSPAMLLVDQTAHAAPIIDPRAPIPFQPTVTATSSGVPAINIPAPNSNGVSLGQYQSFNVGPEGLVLNNSTIPGTPLLGGSLGANPNLNGRPASLIINQVTSNNIAVLNGPLETFGAAAPIVIAAPGGISANGLSLTNIPNLTLTTGTPQFITGVGGTSTDFAHAGAVAYDVRSGNISINGPAGVNGPGAGIEGTVGNIDLIGQTVTLAAPIRADQRINVVTGNQLVTPTTTGNTGTAYGIAANGLPNNVTAIQTPNGLAIDANQFGSVTAGQVYIVQTAAGLGANMQGPLTATAGNVVVNSNGDVTVGQTFASQNVSLTSAGNTTISGTGLANQNYTVNADGDINGTGSVSAGQNVSMNAGGNLNAESVAANGSANLTAGQAMSIGSLSAHDVALQATNGDLTVGGLSAPGVISAKAGRDLTVNGAVQGGSTVALTGGRNASVNGAVSGVDKTSIAATTGTAQIAGSAISNAALSVTAGQDAVVGGNVSAQGPLTVTASAGDATISGTAVTPGTLTVQSGGTTTLGGQTQAATANVSGGNVAVNGALTTTHDATLAAANGNLTGTGAIGTTTGNVALSASQNIAYSGAVQSGGAVTATAGQDATLANVSAPGAISITAGRDATETGSLTGGSTVSMTAGRGASVSGTVASVGDTTITARTGSATVNGSAQSNGALAVSAGQNASIGGTAQAQGPVSITARAGSLTGQGNVTSSQGAVNLAAGQAIALNGAVQSGRTISAAAGTNASFGGTVAAPGAVTIQAGQDTTLAGSVTSGGNLSVTSDGNTSIKAAAASVGDMTLAANGGTLSTSGNVVSTGALNASGQQGVNLGGTVYSGGNAQIGSTAGNVAVAGTVSTPGTLNINAGQDASVAGTVQSGQNSTIAAARDANLNGGLEVGNSGNASVTAGRDINGTGAIGVANDTTLKAGNNIGISGTVQTGNNLTATAGNNLSVGATTAVGTSTLTATNGAVTLTGDALAGGATTITAGTDVNTQGSVKSLGDLSVNAKSGNLTAAGAVSTAGNAALNAGQNLALNGQTTVSKNATLAATNITTQGVSVGGNLTAIASNALDTSAGQLNAQFDANAPALSVGGNATLSGANVTTANAVVGGATQITGTKSLTTGGTAAFKGDATLAGGMVNNVGTQMAAGNLNVSGTTVTNSGALSSLQTATINATDLVNSGSVYGPTTNVTASGSVTNSGSLLATNALNVTTANLSNQKGVLYAGDVANPTAATGNTTVTVTGGNGSFNNSGGTIYGQNNAALNLPNQTLDPSAATFGTVDSRRGVNLSAQSVNNSGTWTLPSSNVTVSTAQGFNNTGTINQGIGALTLNGAVGNTGAINGNDLTINGSLANQTGGAVAALDALTLNGSGTNSGTVHADNTLTIAGTSYDNSNGVTSAGGSKSPAGSGNATINLSGDLGNAGGTLTATNDLKITANNVNNSAAATVTTTTTTKTVDNPGLLMATPIGSELVYAIYNVGKDGGTLTLGQANLPATLGGLLSVGGEQPTKSTVWSISSARLIYQGWGDASPPVASSGTVQFALVPTSNAPKGAMWVVVPPSTPVSGATTVQSLTLPTVTETTTTTGATVTSSVIAAGHDLNLTANTLNNQSGVVSAGHDVNVNVQQLQNGGSSFTSSVTDTVDGASLNAFLTSLQALQKSGSIGVAGTANPSGTYQCEGGYCLVGTPTPPATYTISAPGTVPLETTIRTATTQGAVGQILAGNNLNLSGGNLTNTGTLAAGNDVTIQAASFTNQGSNVGSKAVTAGCASGVSNAGCSNLRTTNPNSEAYSYQQTNSNVTAGHDIVIAANQVSNTYGNLVAKNDVVIGGAGTTAANTTQAASVTNTSAAIEAGHNVQINAASVTNTIAAPVAVHQNYGSASPYSGCGQNCEAYVEVQSATPSTITANNDLSITAGMFSNTGSLVTALNTATINATQSASSDNQYLHAYWTGNPVGNRTWGCLGMASTCQNLYGGAFNPGDAQAVSGLPSNVGLPDFVPGTIQAGNLSVHSPTLNNTGNVIGQTITLTGSTLVNGITNPNVFTPPPVVSGQVISLAPPTLPGSIASSVNSAGLVTDQNGRPTSVTGMTGLPANTPIGAQTVGQPVAPVVTVTTRPVGASPGSASAPIAGAPQSVTVKTIAGATTTVSYLTSNPAAQVVDSLSSASLIANLPANLQPGSVPFYYDPYTENQLIEQAALQAIGKGSFYSTTSATDSTSQASINNQDKAALYGAALEYAEKNNVALGTKLSDAQLAQINAPMLWYVEQSVPEPGCSTTGGAACPTVQALMPEVLLPKNFAEVNADGEITGTNVTLNFANSILNTGTVTAQNLTVNTDSLTNEQRSTDIGTIYQKGPEGVALQTTGTVAQQGGFMSAANYDLQVQSLNQIGGALQKVGADGAVDTAGTQAMLANLKSQLGGNFTQQTVTDHLDTQVLDGDSWFDQVFMTGVMVGLSIMGGMAASAAIGAAASATAGTTFAAAVPATTTTIAVGATEVTVTTAAVGAGTANVALSAAFAGMMNSTMSQLNSGGSFSLGSMLTTAGAAALTAGLTNGITFSNGATGWSWTASNNSLAALAGVQTVGNTLVPQAGMAAGSLPTTIAAIAAESVLQATVQTALQGGSFLTNLRNSAATNAAASIAYTIGNLNQDGTLTGAAYVAAHAALGCAAGAAIGQGCGGGAIGGAVSAALTPDVLRVIDPSGAALDQGQMAMLAAISTWTGGGIAGLAGQNAMAGATAAQNEALNNDAGSPTHTAAAVKNGGAIGSAIDLALAVLLPWKSSTVQSLTQPLTSTVKGGGSLVQANNGQTPPADPNPLVQANDGNPPATGGAVVTPPTAACSPGIGCVVTPPLVSPGTPMLATGSNGDGNTSGQNAGKSSRDPTTLPKGYTSNTDGTISGPQGGTYTRTSAVDANGNSIFIGGNGNYYTLGSDGVSRVVSPNLPSGIGSTGQIGENALKSLGGQSQVAFQTSQGLRVVDQLTPANVAHEAKVGYTPYDATTIAQVAKDTELLKSGVVNGVTWNFYTSPVTGQGGPSADLIKALGRAGIKVIIH
- a CDS encoding TRAP transporter large permease; its protein translation is MELAILSVSFLIFLVLGVPVSFALGIACVLTYMVEGLPIATAMQAMISGMNAFSFLAVPFFIFSGELMLHGGIADRILRFAQATVGHFRGGLGMANVVACTLFGGVSGSPTADTSAMGGVVIPLMKREGYSAAYAVNVTTHASLAGALMPTSTNMIIYAFAAQGITGMLHGQPVSGVSIGDLLFSGLLPVLWVMGFVLAAAYWQAVRHGYPRREDGSSALPKFPGWYAVLRSFVGAVPGLMVIAIILVCVAKGIATATEAAAIAVVYSLVLTAVVYRTLTAEKLRRALSHAARTTGVVLLLIAVSNMLRFQMSYLEIPDAIEGLLKQSTAAPWLMLLYINIIQVFLGTFVDMAAHILITTPLFLPIAMACGVGPVQFGIMLLLNCSLGLVHPPIGSVQFVGCAIGNVSIGETTKMAWPYYLAIFSAINIVTYLPFFSTWLPSLISGHAVF
- a CDS encoding TRAP transporter small permease; its protein translation is MTRRTSLNSAAAAGSSAAAPDGAALARPHAAPFLHCVNDVLFRVLAVIASACLAVLTVLVFYAVVMRYVFENAPDFVEPIALLLVIVIAMFGAAMKVRDGGHIGLDSLVRRLPPKSRNVVIAIQHLSLIAFAIMIIAGCGSMAAETMGDRIPIIGLPEGVRYLIAIPAAIAIILFSLEHLLALRRSSSGQ
- a CDS encoding TRAP transporter substrate-binding protein, which translates into the protein MKHRFTGSRTVLAVALMAGFAMSAQARVFRSADVHGDNFPTNMAVKFMGDELSKQTGGKDSIKVFGNSALGSEKDTVDQVRIGAIDMARVNGASFNEIVPESLIPSFPFLFRDVDHFRKAMYGPAGQKILDAFTAKGMIALTFYESGARSIYAKRPVRSPADMKGLKVRVQPSDLMVDEIKAMGGTPTPMPFAEVYTGLKTGLVDAAENNMPSYEETKHYEVAPDYSETQHAMTPEVLVFSKKVWDTLSPQEQAAIKKAAADSVPYYQKLWTAREASAQQLVTKGGAKILPAAQIDRAAFVKAMQPLWTKYEKTPQMKQIVDEIEATK